The Microscilla marina ATCC 23134 nucleotide sequence GCTTAGCTGCAACAAATTTGTTGTACTCAGCATCTGCTTGCTTTTTGGCTTCGTCCAGTTTTTTGCGGGCTTCGGCTTTGGCAGCATCTACTTTTTGGCGAGCTTCAGCCATAATTGCATCTGCTCGTTTTTGGGCATCAGCCAAAACCTCTTTAGCCTTGTCTTTTCCTTCTTCTATTTTGTCATCTACCACTTTTTTTACCTGGTCTTGCACACTACTACCTATCACCTTGATTTTAGGATCATTGACAGGTCCTGTAATTCCTAGTTTTACATTTACCCGGTCTGACTTATCAAAATTTACTCCGGCAAGACGGCTAATTGCTGTGGTGGCACTTTGCCCTATTTTACCCTTAGGGGCATCTATGTCTACTTTAAAGTTTAAGGTACCATCTACATCATTGCTTCCACGTACATTCAGGTTATAATTGCCTACTTTCAGGTCAAAGGGTTGGTAAGTCATTTTACCATTTTTAATCTCCGTTTGAATATTCACACCTGCAATATTCAACTCTTTTAGTTCCTGAATACCGGTCACCATGCTTAAGTTTTTTAGCATTCCAGAACCTTTTACTTGGGTTTGGGTAAGTTTGATAGACCCAAAACCATTGAGGGAGTTATCAAGCAATGGGGTCATGTATTGCGATAAGCCTCCACTTACTTTCAGGTTGGTAGATAAAAACCCAGTAATGTTTTGTGCCATTGGTATCAGTTTTTTTACTACCGAAAAACTCGAATGAGCTTTACCAATTGACAAACGGTTAATGTTCATTTTAAAATCATACTTTGGGTGGGTCACATCATACGTGTCATAAGCACCACTCATAGTAAAACCACCTTCCAGCATATTAAACTTTAGGCCATTGAGCAACACTCTTCCATCCTTTACTATTATTTTACCTTTGATATTCTTAATCTCAAGGTCTTCATACTCTACTTCATCTATTTGAGAGTTAAGTACAAAGTCAATATTCTTGGGCACCGTCACCAAGGTTACTTCATCGCTTACTGTAGTAGAACTTCCCTCAGAAGTAGTGGTGGTGGTAGTTACAGTAGTACTACCTGCCTTTCCAGTTTCCCCTTCAGTACTATCCATCCATTCGTCTACCACAAACCTGCGAGACTTGAACACTACATTTCCTTTGATTGTGTGCCCTTTAAAAACATAAGGAATATAGTTGGAAATGGTACCAGTCGCATGAATATCACTCTTACCCGCAAACCCGTGAAACTTTTCAAGGGTAATCGTTTTTGGGGTAAACTTGGTAATAGCTTCTGTAATTTTAAAGCCTTGTGGCAAATCTTCTTTACTTACAAATGAAAACTTACTAATGTCTATCTCTCCACTAGTAGGCAACTTATCATACTGTTCTTTGTCTATGTAAGACATTTTGCCTGCCGTAGTAATATCTGCCCTGATGATTCCTGCAAGGCTCATTCCCTCTAAAGGGTAAATATGTGTTACCTTGGCTAAATCAATGACTCCTTTCATTTGGGCATCATACGTAATGTCGGCAAAGTTTACCACATTTGCCTTTACCGAAAAAGGTTTGTTGTCCAAGGTCCAGCTTAGGTCTTTCACGTGTACTTCAGAGTCTTTATAGTCGCCCGTAGTATTGGTTACCGATGCATCCAGGGTAAGTTTATCCAGTGCTTCCGGAAACTCCTTAGACTTAGCATACCCATTGGTTAAGGTCAGCTTGGCGGCAAGGTTGGGCATACTAGAGGCATTGTATACCCCTTTGGCGGTAGCATTTAAACCAAATAAACCCCTCACAATAATGTCAGGCATAGGAAACATCTTGCTCAAATCTGCCAGGTTGAGTTTTGCCACTACATTGGCATCTATTTTAAAATTAGATAACCCCTCTACCCTGGCTTTGGCATCTATTGGGTTTCTGCCCAGGTCGAGGTGAAGCTTTTTAAGGTCTACTACTGTTTTTTCCAAGTCACTGGTTTTGTTACCGACAGACACATCTATATTGATATTGTTGACTGACGTAGGTAGGTCAGGGTATTGGAAAAGAGCATCAGAAACCTTAAAGTTAAGCCCAAAGGCAGGGTATTTTTTTTCGTTATAAGTTCCTTTTACAAAACCATCAAAGGCAAACTTACCTTCGGTTTTCATTTTCTGAAACTCTTCCATCTCGGTATATACACCAGGCACCAACGATAAAATGTTTTTAAACTCGTTTTCTTTGGCAGCGTATTTAATATCCATATTGATATCATTGCCTACCATTTGGACAAAGCCATCGAACTTAAACACAAACTCATTGATTTTGATAGCATTTTGTTTGAATGTAAACTTATTCTTCTCCATATCCATATTCAGCGTCAGGTCAACATCTATGGACTTGTTCTCTACATAGCGTACATTTTCGTAGCCAAAATCAATTTTATCTACAGTAGTTTTAGTTTTGAGATCAAACACCGCTTGGGTAAAGTTGCCACTTCCTTTGTGGGTAAGTTTGGTAATGCTGGCATACATAGGGGTAGCAGCGTCGGCATACACAATGTCAGCATTTTTAATCTTCCAGCGTTTGATACCAACATTAAAGTTAGTTTGCGTAGTATCACTCTTGTCCTTTTCAGGTTTTTTCTCGTCTTTCTGGGTTGTGTCAGCCTTCATAATGTCCCAGTTGGCAGTACCATCTTTCAGTACTTTGGCATATATCTTAGGCGAATCAAGGTAGATTCCTCTCACCTGGATTTTGTCACTAAACAGCACACTCCATACGTCTACCTCTACCTCAAACTCTTTGACTGCAGTAAGGGTATCTCCTTTGAACTTGTCTTTGCCAACCACTCCAAAATCTTCCATCGATACAGTAATATTAGGGAAGTTGCTAAACATACTCAACCCAAACTTGTCAATATCAAAGTATACATGGGCATTGACCGATTTAGCTATTTCTTCATCGATTTTGGCTTTGATGTCTTTCTTAAAAATAATAGGAATCAAAATACCGAGCAGGATCAGTACTAAGAAGAATCCACCAAAGATAAAAAACAGCCTTTTTATCCATTTTTTCATCTTGCTTTGGCTTTTTGGTTTTTCACTTTCCTTGTCCATAACCTTATTTATATTTTGGTTTAGAGGTTTTTATAAAAAAATCCGATCTATACTACTTGCTACAGGTCTTGAGCAAGATAGCATTATTTGCCGAACGATTTATTAAGTTTTGTATGAATATTATTGATGTGTTGCTACGGGCATCCCCAACAAATTTACTTTTTTTTATGGGGATGTTCAGTAGGATTCTAAAAAAATAATCTATTCTGAAGCAAAGCTCATTTTTTGTACAAAAAACACTTTCCGTTTGCCAGTACGTTTATTTTTGATCCGTTGATACCCCCAAACCAAGTAAAAACCTCCATACCAACGTCGAGTTTGCAATCCCATATTCTCTTTGATGCTATCGTCTGGGTTAGAAGTTTTCAGCTTTACAGACTTCACCTCATTGTTGGCTTTGCTTTGAGCAAAAGTTTTGGCGTGTAACTCATCGTTAAAATAATAAGTCAAAGACGAGGAGTCAGCCCCTACATGAAACATAGATACAGGGTAAATCTGTGGTACCTTTACTCTATTGAGTTTAATTACATTGTCCCATTGCATAAAACCCTTGGCATTAAGCGCTATACCAATGCTGCGGCTATATTCCCATTCTCTGGGTAAAGGGTTTTGTGGAAACCTTCTGGGGGTAAAAAAAGCACCACCTGGCACCCTTACACTTTCTATGTACATGTCGCCACATAACAAATAGGTGTCTTTTTGCCTGACAATCTTATGCAACAATATTTTGTCTTGTACAGTATACTCTCTTTTGCCCTTTTTTTTGCGTCGGTTTACCTTGCGTTGAATCCGTTTTTGTTCTCGTTCGCTCAAATGCCCATAAAAGTTTTTTAGGTCATTGAAGCTATAATAACGTTTTGACTTCAACTCGTTTTGTGCAGTCAAACGCGCCACAAATAACCCTTGATGGGCTTTTTGCTGTTGAGAGTGTGCATATATACCCACCACCAGCTGTTCATTGCGAGGGATGGCTATTACTTGAGCATCTTGCAAATATTTATCTTTTTGATTAGGCAAGTTAATGCTCCTTACTTCTTGTCCTTTTTGGTATGACTTAAGCAAAACAGTAGGTTCGCCCCGGTGCACACTTACTACAGTGGCATTTACAAAATTGTTGAGCGTATCGAGGTATACAGCCTCTACATAAGCTCTCCCCTTAAAGCTTAATGGTAATATTTTCGTTTTTTTAAGGATCAAGTTGGTATGTAACATGGCTGGCTCCCCCTGTAGCATGCCTCCTACATACAAATCGTTTTGAGACGCAGCAAAATGACTTACTTCTAACCTTTCAAGCAGGAATAGTTCAAACTTCTCTAAAAACCCGGCATTGGCATTTACCTTCACCACTTGATAAGTGCGGCTTTGTGCTTTACCAAATAGTAAATACAGGGTATTGGTAGAGTAAGCAAAATCAATAAAAGGCAAACTCTTTTTCACTACTCCTTTGATTGTCCACTCTGTTTTTAGGTGATGGTCATATTTTCTAAATACATATTCTACAAACCCTTTGCCCACATTACTACGGGTTTTGTTAAACACCACCACTCCTTTTTGGCCTATGGGAGCCATATATAAGTCGTCAAACCCTATGCGTACTGGGACTTCCAGGCGTTGGTTTTGAGCATATACTGAACAAACCAGTAGTACTGACAACAAAAAACATAAACAATAACCAATCAGTTGTTTCATTGGGGTTTAACAATTAGTCAAAACTTAAACATCACATCAAAAATGTGTTTGAATATATAACATCAACACCTGGCTGATGATTGGGTTTCTAAAAGTTATTTTCGAGGTAGCGTAAACCCAAACTGCACTCTCAAGCGGCAAGTAAAACTAAATAAAAGCTATTTGATCATTAGTGATCTTTCATAAATAATTTGAGCCATTAAAGTGTATCTATTGCCCTCATTCTTCTCAAAAAAAAAGCTTCATAGCTTTGGCTATGCACCGTTTTTTTTGAATCGTCTGAGAACAATATATTTTCTTGAATTGGCACATCTTCTTTTTTCCAGATCACTTACAGTATTTCACTGTTTTAAAAAAAAAGGTACTGGCAGCTTGTACACCAGTACCCAAAATAACAAAATGATTGACGTTAGTGATAGTTTTTATATCAAAAATATATTTTACTTCTCTTTAAAGTCCAGTGCCACCGAATTGACACAATAACGTAAACGGGTTGGCTCTGGGCCATCACGAAACACATGCCCCAAGTGACCTCCACAAGCACTACAGTGTACTTCTTCGCGTACCATACCATAGCTATAGTCTTTTTTTACATTGACCGATTTTTTGGACAATGGTGCCCAATAACTTGGCCAACCAGTACCAGAGTCAAACTTAGCTTTAGACGAAAACAAAGGGTTTTTACAAGCAACACAAGTATATATGCCCCCTTTTTTATGGTTCCAGTATTTGCCCGAAAAAGCTTTTTCAGTGCCTTGTTCACGCATTACATGAAAAGCCAATGGACTTAAAATTTCTTTCCATTCCTGATTGGTTTTAGACACTTGAAAGTTAGTGTTTGCTGGCGAAGTAGTGACGGCATACTTTGGTTTCTGGAGACATCCTCCTAATAAAAACATAGCCGTATAAATTATTATAAATAACTTCTTCATTTATTTTGATGGGTTCTAGATTCTTGGTAACAGGTATATTGTATACATTATTATACATGTAACAACATGCTTTTATTCAAAGAACGTACATTAATCTGATAATGGTTGTTAAGCAGGTGTTAATCAAGCCCTAAGCATTTGTTAAAGCTAATATAGGGGCAAAAAAAGACAGGCATCGGTTGAGCCTGTCTGAGGTGAAAATTGCACTATATAAAGAAACCGTTTGTAGGACAGTATTGTTTATTTGTTCAAATGGCTTAAAAATTTATCACAATGATTGCCTAAGCTCCTAAGCAAGTTGTTTTTCTTGCTCAAGCTCTTTTTGAATTTGTTTGGTTGTTTTGGTTGATCCATCAGGGCTCCAGCCTGGGGGCGAAAACAAATACATAAACTTATCTTGCCAAGTTTTAGCGTTCTTCACGTCTTGCCATAAATCACGGTATTCGTGAAAAACGATATTGACTAACTTGTTAGAATTAGGCCCTTTAATTACCCCAAACTCTGCCGGAACATTGTCGTCATACGCCTTGTATGTACCAAATAATCTATCCCAAAACATAAAAATGGCTGCATGGTTTTTATCAAGGTATTCAATGTTTCGTGAGTGATGTACTGCATGTAACTTAGGAGTATTCATGAACTCTTCCATAACACCCAGCTTAGGGAGTTTAGAAGAATGTAACCAATACTGATAAATGGTACTAACCCCCATTACTGTAACAACCATTACTGGGTGAAAACCTAAAATGGGTAACCACAACCAAAACAGTGACTTATAAAATAGGGTAAAAATACCGTTGCGAATGGCA carries:
- a CDS encoding AsmA family protein translates to MDKESEKPKSQSKMKKWIKRLFFIFGGFFLVLILLGILIPIIFKKDIKAKIDEEIAKSVNAHVYFDIDKFGLSMFSNFPNITVSMEDFGVVGKDKFKGDTLTAVKEFEVEVDVWSVLFSDKIQVRGIYLDSPKIYAKVLKDGTANWDIMKADTTQKDEKKPEKDKSDTTQTNFNVGIKRWKIKNADIVYADAATPMYASITKLTHKGSGNFTQAVFDLKTKTTVDKIDFGYENVRYVENKSIDVDLTLNMDMEKNKFTFKQNAIKINEFVFKFDGFVQMVGNDINMDIKYAAKENEFKNILSLVPGVYTEMEEFQKMKTEGKFAFDGFVKGTYNEKKYPAFGLNFKVSDALFQYPDLPTSVNNINIDVSVGNKTSDLEKTVVDLKKLHLDLGRNPIDAKARVEGLSNFKIDANVVAKLNLADLSKMFPMPDIIVRGLFGLNATAKGVYNASSMPNLAAKLTLTNGYAKSKEFPEALDKLTLDASVTNTTGDYKDSEVHVKDLSWTLDNKPFSVKANVVNFADITYDAQMKGVIDLAKVTHIYPLEGMSLAGIIRADITTAGKMSYIDKEQYDKLPTSGEIDISKFSFVSKEDLPQGFKITEAITKFTPKTITLEKFHGFAGKSDIHATGTISNYIPYVFKGHTIKGNVVFKSRRFVVDEWMDSTEGETGKAGSTTVTTTTTTSEGSSTTVSDEVTLVTVPKNIDFVLNSQIDEVEYEDLEIKNIKGKIIVKDGRVLLNGLKFNMLEGGFTMSGAYDTYDVTHPKYDFKMNINRLSIGKAHSSFSVVKKLIPMAQNITGFLSTNLKVSGGLSQYMTPLLDNSLNGFGSIKLTQTQVKGSGMLKNLSMVTGIQELKELNIAGVNIQTEIKNGKMTYQPFDLKVGNYNLNVRGSNDVDGTLNFKVDIDAPKGKIGQSATTAISRLAGVNFDKSDRVNVKLGITGPVNDPKIKVIGSSVQDQVKKVVDDKIEEGKDKAKEVLADAQKRADAIMAEARQKVDAAKAEARKKLDEAKKQADAEYNKFVAAKLNEVQNPLLKAAAKKVAEKAGTKIKQKAYSRAEHEFQKQLQLSNKIIEAAETRRKKVLEEANQKVDNINKKK
- the msrB gene encoding peptide-methionine (R)-S-oxide reductase MsrB, whose protein sequence is MKKLFIIIYTAMFLLGGCLQKPKYAVTTSPANTNFQVSKTNQEWKEILSPLAFHVMREQGTEKAFSGKYWNHKKGGIYTCVACKNPLFSSKAKFDSGTGWPSYWAPLSKKSVNVKKDYSYGMVREEVHCSACGGHLGHVFRDGPEPTRLRYCVNSVALDFKEK
- a CDS encoding sterol desaturase family protein, with translation MMNLEITNPLYYGVPFFFVLIISEYLLTYKHDKDHYNAKDFWSSFQVAITSGIVAIFTKTASIAVFYMLYKGFADLRVEWLGYQYIDWTIWWVWVLLILADDLCFYWYHRLSHTVRVLWAAHVVHHSSEQYNFGNAIRNGIFTLFYKSLFWLWLPILGFHPVMVVTVMGVSTIYQYWLHSSKLPKLGVMEEFMNTPKLHAVHHSRNIEYLDKNHAAIFMFWDRLFGTYKAYDDNVPAEFGVIKGPNSNKLVNIVFHEYRDLWQDVKNAKTWQDKFMYLFSPPGWSPDGSTKTTKQIQKELEQEKQLA